Sequence from the Prosthecobacter debontii genome:
CCACCGGCTCCGTCAGCGAGGTGCTGCTGGATGGGCTCGGCACGGAGTTCATCAAAACAGGGTCTAACCAGATGCATATAGGAGCATCCGGGACAGCGACTTTTACGGTGAGCAATCAGGCCAAGTTGACCGCCTCCGCTGGCTTTCATGTGGGGCTGGGAAACAGCACAGGCAGCACAGGGAAGGGCACGCTGAACATCACGACGGGCGGACAAGTCATCGTCAATAGCACCTTCATGGTCGGGCATCGCGGCAACGGCACGGTGAATGTGACCGATGGCGGCTACCTGAAAACGACCAACGGTTATCTCTCCGGGTATGGTCAGGATGGTAACCGAGTCAAAGGCACCTCTCTGGTGAAGGTCTCTGGAGAAAACAGCAAATGGGATGTGGGAAGCATCTACGTGGGGAATGCCGGCACGGGCACCATCCTGGTGGAGGACCTGGGCCAAGTGATCAGCACCAATGTCGTTTATATTGGGTATTGGAATGGCGGAGGGACGGCTCCAGCTCCCGCACCCATTTACGGCACGGGCACACTGACGGTGCAGAGCAGCGGTTTGTTTCAGACCTCCTCCAGCCTGAACATCGGCACGAGCGGGAGCACAGGCACACTCAACCTCACGAGTAACGGGCGGGTCCACGTGGGCAGCGGCGCAGGCACGATCACACTCGGCGAGAAAGGTTCTCTCAATATCGGGGCTGATGTCCTGCTGCCAGAGGCTGTGCCCGCAGCGCCTGGCATCATCTCTGCGGGCACGGTCACCAGTGCAGAGACTGGCAGCGTGATCAGGCTTTTCCATAGCGACCAAACAGGTGCCTACCACCTGACCAAGACGGGTCTCGCCGCAGGGGCTCATGTCACCCTGGCCGGTGCCCTGAAGCTGCAGGCTCTGTCGGGGGTGACGACCCTCATTGGAGCTAACACCTTCACTGGAGGCACCGAGATCGGCGGAGACGCGGCGCTCACCGCGCGGATGGTGATCAAACACGCATCCGCTCTTGGCACCGGAGCTGTGGTGGTGAAAGCCAATGGCGTCTTGGAAATCGCGCCCACCATCACCAGCACGCTCGACACCTTGACCTTGGAGGGAGGTAGTGGATTGGCGGTGACCCTGGATGCTGCGGGTGGCGATACCACGCCCGCGATCCAGCTTTCTCAAAGCCTGAGCTTGGCTGGTGATTCTGAGGAGAAGATCAAAATCTACGTTAGTGGCACCGAGGCCATCACCAACCCGGCGCTGTATGACTGGACCCTGCTCACCGCCAGCGGGGGCATCGAGGCCGAGGATGCCAGTCGGTTTGAAGTGGTGTCCGACCTCGCCGGGCTCTACGTCTTCCTTCGGGACGACTCCCTGGTCGTAGGCATGAACAGCATCGTCATTCCCGAGCCGGATCGCCTGGGCTTGTGCCTCGTCGGTATCGGCGGACTGGCCATGCGCCGTCGGCGTTAAGATATCCTGGCAAATTATTCGTCGAAATGGCGGCTTCGTGCATAGTCACCCCGATTGTGCTGAGACTGTTGTTACCTCCCGTTTTTCTCCTCACCTGTCTGCTGCTGAACTCCTGTGTGGCGGTCGGCTTTCAAAAGGTGGCCAAGGCACCGCCTCCGGTGGACACGCCCGCCTTTGCCCAGGAGTTGGCTCGCGTGGTGAAGACACCCTGGACGGAGGGAAACGCCATCCAGACTCTGGAGAATGGCGGGCGCTATTTCCCCGCCATGCTTCAGAGCATGCGTGAGGCTCAGCACTCCATCACCTTCGAGTCCTATGTGTGTGTGGACAGTGAACCCACGCGCAACTTCACCCAGATGTTCGTCCAAAAAGCGCGGGAAGGCGTGCCGGTGCATGTGCTGCTGGATGCCTTTGGCTGCTCCAAGTTCGGCGAGGCCAATCTTCAGGCCATGCGTGACGCGGGGGTGGAGCTGAAGCTGTATCGGCCCATGAACGTCCTGCTACCCTGGCGCTACATCCACCGCACCCACCGCCGGGTGCTGGTGGTGGATGGGCAGGTCGGCTACATGGGCGGGGCCGGTTGGGCCTACTGCTGGGATGGCTTTGCAGACAGTGTGCACCGCTGGCGGGATACGGAGTATGAACTGCGGGGCCCGGTGGTGGCGCAACTCCAGGATAACTTCAATGATAACTGGCAGGAAGTGGCTGGGAAGCGTCTGGTGGGGCCTGCCTACTATCCTGAGCTGAGGCCTTCAGGGGCTCTCAAAGCTCAGGTGGCGCTCGGCGCACCGGAGAAGCTGGGGGATACGCTAGGCAGCAGTTATCTCCTGGCCTTTCGTGCGGCGCAGAAGTCCATCGTGATCGCTCACGCTTACTTCATCCCGAATGCACCGCTCATGCAGGCTCTGCTGGAGGCACTGAAGCGCGGGGTGCATGTGCAGATCATCATCCCAGGGAAGCACATTGATTTCCCGGCCTCACGCTCCGTGAACACGCGTTATCTGCGCACACTGGTGGACGCTGGGGCGGAGCTGTATGAATTCCAGCCGACGATGACTCATGGCAAGTTGGTGATCGTGGATGATCACCTCAGCATCGCAGGTTCCACCAACCTGGATCAGCGCTCGTTCTTCATCAATGATGAGAACAATCTGAACGTATTGGACGCCAGCTTCGCCGCCCGTCAGCTCGACATGGTGGCGCGGGATAAACAGCGTAGCTTGCGCTTGGAAAACAAAGACCTCAAGCTCCCCTGGAATCGCAAACTCCAGGGACTGTTCTGCCGACTGTTTGAATACCAGATGTGATCTGGTTTAGGACTCAGTCTGAAATTTTTTGTGTAATGTTTCGCTTGGGAACCGTCAGCAAACCATGGCAATCTCCAGCCTTGCCTCATGATCACCGACCTTCCATCTCACCGCGATGAGGCGCTTTTTCTTACCACGCGATGGACGCGGGTGCGTTTGGCTAAGGCGGACTCTGCGGCAGGGCGGTTGGCCTTGGCGGAGCTTTGTGAGGCTTATTATGAGCCAGTGCTGGCTTATCTCCGCTACGAACTGAGAGACGTGGACGCGGGGCGCGAGCTTAGCCATGCGTTTTTTGCCGAAGTGCTCCGGGGAGGACGTATCGAAGGGGCGGATCAAGAGCGAGGGCGCTTTCGGTCTTATTTGTTAGGGGCGGTGAAACACTTCCTGTCAAGACATCGAGAAGCGCTGCACAGTCTCAAACGAGGTTCGGGACGCGTCCCTCTATGCATGGATGATGCAGAGGTGGCGGAAGTATCGGATCCGCACCAGCTCTCCCCCGATGCCGCTTTTGATCGGCAATGGGCGCTGACCATGCTCGAGCGCAGTTTGAACGCGCTGCGGCTTCAGTTGAACGCCGAGGGACGAGGGCCTTTCTTTGATCGGGTGCGGCCAATGCTGACGGGGGAGGCCGCGCATGGGGATCAGGCCTCCATCGCCAGCGAGTGCAGCATGACGGTGGAGACTTTCCGTGTGGCTCTGCATCGGCTCAAGCGGCGCCTGCGCCAGTGTGTGAAGGAGGAGATCTCTGGCACGCTGGAGGATGACACAAATTTGGAGGATGAAATGCAGACCCTCTTTGCAGCTTTGAGTGGGTGATTGGAAAATCGCCGTCTTTTTTTAACCAAAGGTGTAAGGTTTGATCGCGACTCCGTCAGGTACCCGACATGAGAGATTCTCTTCTTGATTCACGCGCGAGCCGATCGTCTTCCAGCCTGCTGGAGGGTTTGTCGGCTAAGGCTCTGATGGCTGAAATCATGGAGCCGACACAGGCGGATGATTCTGGTCTCGGAGCCATGCCGCCGCTTTCACCGGAAGAGCTGGCTCCTCACTTTCCCCAGCTTGAGATTTTAGAATGCTTGGGCCGAGGCGGCATGGGGGTGGTCTATAAAGCGCGGCAGAAGTCTCTGAATCGTGTGGTCGCTCTGAAGCTGCTGGCCCCAGAGCGTGCGGGAGATCCCCAGTTTGCGGCACGGTTTGAAAAAGAAGCGCATGCCCTAGCGGCTCTGAATCATCCGCACATCGTGGCGGTGTATGACTTTGGGTTAGCGGGCGGGTTTTATTACCTGCTCATGGAGTTCGTGGATGGGATGAACCTGCGGCAACTTTTGCAAAGCAAACGCCTGACTCCACGGGAGGCCTTGCGCATCGTGCCCCCGGTCTGCGCGGCTTTGCAATCGGCGCATGAGCACGGCATCGTGCACTGCGATATCAAACCAGAGAATCTGCTGATCGCCCACGACGGCTCGGTGAAGATCGCTGATTTCGGCATCGCTAAGATGATCGGGCACGCAACGGATCGTGAGAACGTGCATGAGGCGGGAACGCCTGACTATGCGGCTCCAGAACAAACATCCGGTCAGGCCGATCACCGGGCGGACATCTATAGCCTCGGTGTGGTGCTGTATGAAATGCTCACGGGGGAACGTCCGACGAAGACGATCGAAGCCCCCTCCAAGCGTGTGCAGGTGGACATCCGTATCGATGAGATCGTGCTGCGGGCTTTGGAAAAACAGCCTGAATTGAGGTTCTCGACCGTGGCGGATTTACGTCAGTCCGTCGAGTCCTTGATCCAACCCTCGGCTCCGCCCATCCCCTCAGCAGCGTATTCGAAAAAGAAGCGGATCATCGTTGGGGTTCTGACGGGGTGCTTGGTGATCGCAGGCATGGGGTATTGGACAATGGGGAGATCCCATCCGAAGCGGCCCAGGTTGCCTTATGAGGAGGTGGTGGATTTTGACCAAGGCCGCATCAATGAATCCTTCGCAGATAACGTGCTTTCCGGGCGCAGTGGGTATGCCATCTCGCCTTTAGGATTGGCGGGCACATCAGGCCTGGCCTTGGCGGAGACTCTGAACTCAGAGGGAACCTTGGCTTACAAACGCAAGAGCTATGATTTGGCGCGATTGGCTTCCCTGGAGATCTCCTGCTGCTTCAGGCGCCAGGCTTTTGCGGGGGCGACGCATTCGATCACTCTGGGCCTAACAGAAAATATGGCAGGTCATTTCAGCGGTGTGCCTGGAGCGGCCTTTCTCGGGCTGCGGCTGAAGGTGGAGGGCGAGGTGATGCGCTTTCAATTCATTTGCAAGGAAGCCCAGGTGGGGCCACCACGGTCGTGGTTGCAGCCGGGAGAGATTCACACGGAGGAAGATGAATGGTATGGATTGAGAGTCGTCTTCAATCGTGTGAGCCCGAACATCGTGCGAGTGACCGGCGAACTCAAAGCTGTGGATCGACATGGCAGGGAGGGGGATACAGTGGCCTACTTTCTCCCGCGTGATTTTGCGGAGCCGATTTTTCCCCTGCGGGAGATCTTGGAGAATCCCGAGACCTGGGTGGCTATCCGCGCTGTTGGCCCAGGAGGTGTGTCTAGGGTGGATGATTTCCACATCATCGCACGACCGCTGCCTTCGGCTGATCCTGTGGCTTTAGATCAACCTCGGTGATGATACCATGCGCGCTCCGATCATTCTTCTCAACGGAACCTCCAGTTCAGGAAAAACGACGCTCGCTAGGGCCTTTCAACGGACGATGGCTGAACCGGTATTGTATGTATCGAACGATCATTTCATCTTCATGACACCGGATCCTGTGCTGAAGGATGATGCGCGACGTCCTCGGGTGCTTTTGCCGCTGCTGTCGGCGTTTCATCGGTCGCTGCCGCTGATCGCGAGTTGCGGTCTCCCGATGATCATTGATCACGTGATCGAACGGAGGGATTGGATGGATGAAATAGCCGAACAACTGGAGGGGCTGAACGTGTATTTTGTGAGGGTGGAATGCCCTCTGGAAGAACTGGAGCGCCGGGAGCATGAACGTGGGGGTCGTCAGATTGGCTTGGCTCGGATGCAGTTGGACTGGGTGCATCGGCATGGTGGTTATGATGCGGTGCTGGACACGTTTCATCACACGCTGGATGAAAACGTGGCGAAGCTGAAAGAGCTCATTCGTTCAGAGCAAAAGCCGATAGCTTTGGATCATTACCGTCAGCAGAAACAAGCCTGAGTTTTTGGAGCCGAATTTAAAGTTATGCCATTGCCCGAGATTCAAGAGCACGTTTTGACCCATGCTTCAGGCACCTCCACCCGGAAGTTGTGGCTGCTGGAGCCACTCACAGCCAAGCCTGAGCGGGTGACCCTGTTTCTGGACGGGGAGTTTTACGTGAACCGGATGGAGACTCCCCAGCGTCTGATGGAATGGCAACAGCAGGGGATTATCCCTCCGACTGCGGTGCTCTTCATCTCGCATGTGGATGGCGCGGCCCGACATCGCGATCTAACCTGCAGCGCTGATTTTGCCGCCTTCATTGCTGAGGATGTGGTGGATTGGCTGCGAGATCGTTTGCCGGGCGCTCCAGCTTCCGACTGGCTGATGGCGGGCCCCAGTTTGGGCGGACTGCAGGCGGCTTTTATCGCCTTAAAATATCCTGAGGTCTTCTCGCGTTGCTTGAGCCAGTCCGGCTCCTTTTGGTGGCATGAGGAATGGCTCACCCAGCAGGTGTCGATGCTGCCTGCACGGGACTCGCGATTTTGGATCAGTGTGGGGAACCAGGAGTCCACGGCAGGAGTCTCGCATCCGCCGACGGGCCTGCGCCAGGAGGTGACGCAAATCGAGGCTTGTGAACGTTTTGCGGCTGCATTGGACCGGCAAGATCACCATGTGCATTTTCAGATGTATGAGGGCGGACATGCCTTGGAGCCTTGGGCGGCGGAACTGTCGGAGGCACTGTGCTGGTTATTGGCAGATGACTGATGTTTTCTAACGCTGCCGATACCTCAAGTCGGATCATGCCAAAGCATCTTTCGCTTTCGCAATCTGTTCTGCACTGCCGATGAGCAAGACGGAATCTCCTGGGCGGATGTCTTCAGAGATGCTGGGATTGATGATGTTCTCGCCATGACGCTCGATGCCGACAATGCTCGCGCCAGTGCGCGTGCGCAGTTGCAATTCCGAGATCACTTTGCCTGCGGCTGGGGAGTCAGGACCAATCGTTAGAGTGATCAGCTCCGCATGGCTGAGCAGGGAGGGCAGTTGGGGGTCGGCATGGGGCAAGGGAGGTTCATTCAAAGTCTCCAGGAGAGCAAACTGCGCACGGCTGTGCAGTCGTGCGAAGAACCGCCACAGGAAGATGGTCATGAGGATCAAGACCAGAGCCAGAACCAGGAGCAGTCTGCGGGAGGGGAGGATGGCGGAGCTGAGGACCAGGATGATGACGAACAGCGCCACACAACCTGCGATGAAAATGATGCTGGAAATGAGCCCGCGCAGGGCGGCGGTATTCTCTTTGGCCGCCGCCCGGGTCACGCTCATTTCACTGACCAGCATGCCAAAGGCCTGCCACTTGCGCACAATGGCGATGAGCATGGGCAGGCTGAGAATCATGGCGGTCAGCCAGAGCATGCCGTGGATACCATCTCGGCCACCGGGAGCGGTTGGCCACCAGCGCCGCACGTGGTCGCGCATGAACGCCGCCGTGATGAAGACCCCGGCTATGAGCAGGATATTCAGCAGGATTTGCCAGCCCCATTTACGCAAAAAGGTCGCCGGGGTCTTTTTACCGCTTCCTCCGGCCAGCGTGCCCACCCAACGGGTGTAGGCATCCAGGGCGGTCATCAGCGGGGCAGGCAGCATGCGGGTAAAGCCGTTCACCACGGAGTCGGAACTGCGGATGAGATAGGGCGTGAGCAGAGTCGTCAGGGCGGAAACGGCCACGGCGATGGGATAAAGAAAACCGCTAGTGACCTTGAGGGATAAGCCCAGGGACGCGATGATGAAAGAGAACTCTCCAATCTGGGCCAGACCCATGCCTACTCGCATGGAGGTTTTCATGTCATTGCCGGAAATGAAGGTGCCAAAACCGCAGGTGACCACCTTGCCCACCACCACCACGGCGGTAATGATGAGGATGGAGGACCAATGCTCCGTGAGCACCTTGGGATCGATAAGCAACCCGATGGAGACGAAGAACACGGCGCTAAACAGATCCCGCACCGGATGCATGAGTGTCTCGATGTGGGCGATGTGGCGCGCCTCGGCGATGATGGCACCGATGATGAAAGCGCCCAGAGCCACACTGTAGCCCAGCTTGACGGCCAGCAGCGAGACGCCGAAGCAGAGGCCCACCACCGTGATCAGGAGCATCTCATTGCTCTTGAATTTAGCGACCCAGTTCAGAAGCCGAGGCACCAGGATTAGACCGAAGATGAGGAGGACCCCGAGAAAGGTGCTCAGCTTTCCCACCGTCAAACCCACATCCGACAGCTCTAGAGAGCCCGTGGTGGCGAAGCCCGAAAGCATGGCAATCATCAGGATGGCCAGGATGTCCTCGACAATCAGGATGCCAAAGATCATCTGGGCGAAGCGCTCCTTGGTTTTGCCAATCTCTTCCAGCGCCTTGATGATGATGGTGGTGGAGGAGATGGAGAGGATCGCCCCCAGGAAAACGCTGTCCATGGTGCCCCAGCCGAAGGATTGGCCTAACATGTAACCCGCCCACAGCATGAGCACGATCTCCGCCACGGCGGCAATCAAGGCTGTGGCTCCCACCTTGGTCAGCTTTTTCAGGCTGAATTCCAAGCCGAGCGCGAACATGAGGAAGATGACGCCGAGCTCAGAAAGGGTCTCGATGGTATGCTCGTCTTCGATCAGTGCATACGGCGGCGTATGGGGCCCGATGATGACTCCAGCGAGGATGTAGCCGAGCACGACCGGCTGCTTCATCTGCCGAAACAAGATGGTGACCACGGCAGCGATGATCATGACCACCGAGAGGTCCTGTAGAAAGGTGACGTGATGCATAGAGCCTAACTCGAGGGGGATTGGGTTCACTCATCATCGTTGCACCCGACGCCGATGACCCTGTTTCCTGCCACGGATGGATGGCGGGTCAACCTTTCATGTGGGGCTAGGCTCTTAACTTTTGGCTGGTCTCACTGAGCGCTTGCAGCGTTTGAATCAGGCGATCCAGTTTCTCAGGATTCAACGAAGCCAGATTTTCATTTTGAATTTGAGCGGCGGCTTGGGTCAGGGAAGCCCGTGCGGAGGTCTTCATGGCCTCCGATAGAGTGCCGGAGGCGAGCCCCTCATCGAGAAACTCGGCTAAAAAGTGCGGCTGAAACGCACGGTAGATGCGGCAGCCGAAGAGAAAGATCTCTTCACGCAGCGGATGCCGGGAAGGGGCAGCCTGGGTGAGGCGCATCACGTCTTCCACGGCATCGGTCGCTTCATGAATCCAGGCTTCTGCGGTATCGGCATTTTTATCGGAAGGAGACTCCAGCAGGTTGGCAATGGCACGGCAGAGGGCATGCCGCGCCCGGATTCCCGTCTCCTGTAGGCTGGGTTCATGTTCGCAGCTTTGGCTATGCTGGATGGCCCTGCGGGCTGAGTTCAAGGCCAGGACATCCTGCTCCTGGATTTGCAGGAGAGCGGCAGCGTGGTTCGTCCAGGCGGCGGCCATCACCTGCTGATAATCCAGGCGCGGGCTGGTTTCATGACCGCGCATGACCCGCAGAGCGTTTTCAAAGCAGCTCAGCGCTCTTTGAAGGGAACCCTGGCTCGCCCCGGCCTGCTCGGTGTGCCCTCGGTTGATCCAGGCCACCCCTAGCCTCCAGCGAAACGCTGGATCGGCCTCCAGCGGGAGCTGATGCAGATGACTGATGGCGATGTCGTAGCAGCGCAGGGCCTCCGTGAGGTGGTCCTGGCCTCCCAGGCGTGTGAGCGCATCACCCCGGTTCATCCAGCCAGCGGTCAATCCCCAGCGGTAGAGCGGATTGTCCCCCAAGGGGAGAGCTTCCCGCAGGAGGATGGCCTCTTCAAAACAAGCAAGCGCTGTCGCCAGCGACTCTGGATCTCCCTGCTCCAGCAGAGTTATGCCCCGCAGGGTCCACTCGCTCGCTGCGGTGTGGATTTGCTCGGGAGTGGAGGGGGCCTGAGGAGGGATCGAGGACAAAATCGGCGGTAATTTTGTGAGAATGGGTCGCAATAGCTTCTTGACGCGAGATGATCAAATGCCATTATCGAAAACGTTTCTCAATCTCTCTAAGCAACCATGTCTCAGATGGCCCTCCTCGCATCTCCTGTTGTCAGCCTTCCTACCAAGGCCGCCACAGCAGCCCCCCGGGTGAGCTCGAAGCCGAGCTTGCGGCTGCGTTGTCAGGATGAAAACCTCTGCGCCCTTTCCTGGCTGGTGGCCATCTCCGGCACCTTTTTGCTGATCGGCATTGTGGGCATGCTGCGCTTTGAGATTCCTTTACCATTCACTTTGTCAGGTCGTGCTGGCTTGGGCGCGGCGGACAATGAGTTCACGGACATGTCCATGGCGGACCTCTTGGCTGAGGCAGAGATGGATCAGGTCAACCCGACCACCGAGATGCAGCAGGAGACGGTGGAGATTCCTGATCCGATCGAAGTGCCTATAGAGCAGTTAGATCTACCAGAGGTGACAGAAGCTTTAGTGACCGAAGATCTCTTCACCGTGCCTGCCGCCCCGAAGATTGAAGAAGCTCTCAAGCCGGTGGATCCGGCTAAACCCAAGCCAATTTCCAAGCCAAAGGCTGTTTCTAAACCTACCAGCAGCCGAGCTGCGAGCACTGTGGCAAAACCTAATGGCACCTCGGGAAATGGTGGTGGTGGCGGAGGTGGAGGCACTGTAGGTTCAGGCTTGGGTAAAGGCATCTTTCCGACACCTCCATTCCCAAGCTCGGCTGTATCCAGGGGGGTTACGGGAGTTGTTCGTTTCAATT
This genomic interval carries:
- a CDS encoding phospholipase D-like domain-containing protein, translating into MLRLLLPPVFLLTCLLLNSCVAVGFQKVAKAPPPVDTPAFAQELARVVKTPWTEGNAIQTLENGGRYFPAMLQSMREAQHSITFESYVCVDSEPTRNFTQMFVQKAREGVPVHVLLDAFGCSKFGEANLQAMRDAGVELKLYRPMNVLLPWRYIHRTHRRVLVVDGQVGYMGGAGWAYCWDGFADSVHRWRDTEYELRGPVVAQLQDNFNDNWQEVAGKRLVGPAYYPELRPSGALKAQVALGAPEKLGDTLGSSYLLAFRAAQKSIVIAHAYFIPNAPLMQALLEALKRGVHVQIIIPGKHIDFPASRSVNTRYLRTLVDAGAELYEFQPTMTHGKLVIVDDHLSIAGSTNLDQRSFFINDENNLNVLDASFAARQLDMVARDKQRSLRLENKDLKLPWNRKLQGLFCRLFEYQM
- a CDS encoding RNA polymerase sigma factor → MITDLPSHRDEALFLTTRWTRVRLAKADSAAGRLALAELCEAYYEPVLAYLRYELRDVDAGRELSHAFFAEVLRGGRIEGADQERGRFRSYLLGAVKHFLSRHREALHSLKRGSGRVPLCMDDAEVAEVSDPHQLSPDAAFDRQWALTMLERSLNALRLQLNAEGRGPFFDRVRPMLTGEAAHGDQASIASECSMTVETFRVALHRLKRRLRQCVKEEISGTLEDDTNLEDEMQTLFAALSG
- a CDS encoding serine/threonine-protein kinase — protein: MRDSLLDSRASRSSSSLLEGLSAKALMAEIMEPTQADDSGLGAMPPLSPEELAPHFPQLEILECLGRGGMGVVYKARQKSLNRVVALKLLAPERAGDPQFAARFEKEAHALAALNHPHIVAVYDFGLAGGFYYLLMEFVDGMNLRQLLQSKRLTPREALRIVPPVCAALQSAHEHGIVHCDIKPENLLIAHDGSVKIADFGIAKMIGHATDRENVHEAGTPDYAAPEQTSGQADHRADIYSLGVVLYEMLTGERPTKTIEAPSKRVQVDIRIDEIVLRALEKQPELRFSTVADLRQSVESLIQPSAPPIPSAAYSKKKRIIVGVLTGCLVIAGMGYWTMGRSHPKRPRLPYEEVVDFDQGRINESFADNVLSGRSGYAISPLGLAGTSGLALAETLNSEGTLAYKRKSYDLARLASLEISCCFRRQAFAGATHSITLGLTENMAGHFSGVPGAAFLGLRLKVEGEVMRFQFICKEAQVGPPRSWLQPGEIHTEEDEWYGLRVVFNRVSPNIVRVTGELKAVDRHGREGDTVAYFLPRDFAEPIFPLREILENPETWVAIRAVGPGGVSRVDDFHIIARPLPSADPVALDQPR
- a CDS encoding phosphotransferase-like protein, yielding MRAPIILLNGTSSSGKTTLARAFQRTMAEPVLYVSNDHFIFMTPDPVLKDDARRPRVLLPLLSAFHRSLPLIASCGLPMIIDHVIERRDWMDEIAEQLEGLNVYFVRVECPLEELERREHERGGRQIGLARMQLDWVHRHGGYDAVLDTFHHTLDENVAKLKELIRSEQKPIALDHYRQQKQA
- a CDS encoding alpha/beta hydrolase, coding for MPLPEIQEHVLTHASGTSTRKLWLLEPLTAKPERVTLFLDGEFYVNRMETPQRLMEWQQQGIIPPTAVLFISHVDGAARHRDLTCSADFAAFIAEDVVDWLRDRLPGAPASDWLMAGPSLGGLQAAFIALKYPEVFSRCLSQSGSFWWHEEWLTQQVSMLPARDSRFWISVGNQESTAGVSHPPTGLRQEVTQIEACERFAAALDRQDHHVHFQMYEGGHALEPWAAELSEALCWLLADD
- a CDS encoding cation:proton antiporter domain-containing protein, translating into MHHVTFLQDLSVVMIIAAVVTILFRQMKQPVVLGYILAGVIIGPHTPPYALIEDEHTIETLSELGVIFLMFALGLEFSLKKLTKVGATALIAAVAEIVLMLWAGYMLGQSFGWGTMDSVFLGAILSISSTTIIIKALEEIGKTKERFAQMIFGILIVEDILAILMIAMLSGFATTGSLELSDVGLTVGKLSTFLGVLLIFGLILVPRLLNWVAKFKSNEMLLITVVGLCFGVSLLAVKLGYSVALGAFIIGAIIAEARHIAHIETLMHPVRDLFSAVFFVSIGLLIDPKVLTEHWSSILIITAVVVVGKVVTCGFGTFISGNDMKTSMRVGMGLAQIGEFSFIIASLGLSLKVTSGFLYPIAVAVSALTTLLTPYLIRSSDSVVNGFTRMLPAPLMTALDAYTRWVGTLAGGSGKKTPATFLRKWGWQILLNILLIAGVFITAAFMRDHVRRWWPTAPGGRDGIHGMLWLTAMILSLPMLIAIVRKWQAFGMLVSEMSVTRAAAKENTAALRGLISSIIFIAGCVALFVIILVLSSAILPSRRLLLVLALVLILMTIFLWRFFARLHSRAQFALLETLNEPPLPHADPQLPSLLSHAELITLTIGPDSPAAGKVISELQLRTRTGASIVGIERHGENIINPSISEDIRPGDSVLLIGSAEQIAKAKDALA